AGAGCGCCGGAGCAGGCGTTCACAGCTGCGCGCGGTGGCGTCCGCGCGCCTCCATCACAACCGCATGCTTGTTGTTGGATCGATTTGGTGAGAACGTAAGATTGATCTGGCATGTTACATACTTTGATTATCTGACATGCTTGTTCTAGCTTGATTTATCCATTTATTGCATATGGCGTTCAAAATTTTCCGTATTCATCAGATTTCTCACCATGCTAGCTAGTGCCTACTGGGTTAACTGAGTGCTCCTTTGTGTTCTTGATTCATAACACAAGCGCTAATTAACGGCAGCTTTTTACCTGCGTAGGCGCCAGCACAATCCAACCGCAGAATATATGTAAGAAAAGTGTGCCGTCACAGAAAGATCTGGTAAGATGGACATCGCCACAGGGGCAATGAACACCCTGCTCCCCAAGCTTGGTGAGCTGGTGGTGGGTGAATACAACCTGCAGAAGGGTGTCAAGGGAGAAATCAAGGAACTTGAGAAAGAGCTCACAAGCATGACTGCAGCCCTTCGCAAGGTATCTGAGGTGCCGCCTGACAAACTTGATGTGCAGGTCAAAATCTGGGCCAGCGATGTCAGGGAGCTATCCTATGACATTGAAGATGCCGTCGACACCTTCATGTTGCAGGGAATCGGGCATGAACCTACCATGGCATTCAGCATCAAGGGATTCATTGATAGGACCATCAATTTGTTCAAGAAGGCCGTGACCAACCATCAGATCCACAACGTTATCAAAGATATCATGCATCAGGTCAAGATGGTCAATGAGCGGCGTAAAAGGTACAAGGTTGATGAGGTATCTAATAGGCCAATTGTGGAGACTATTGATCCTCGCCTAGAAGGTATGTACAGAAAGGCAACAGAGCTAGTTGGCATTGGCAGGCCAAAGAATGAGCTAGTCGAGTGGCTTATGAATGAGGCCAGTTCGTCGTTGCAGCAACCAAAGATAATTTCTATTGTTGGATTCGGAGGATTGGGGAAGACAACTCTTGCAAATGCATTGCTTCAGGACCTTAAAGCAAAATTTGATTGCCACTTTTTTGTCTCCGTGTCCTTTAGTCCTGATATAAAGAAGATTTTCAAGAATATTCTTGCCCAACTTGATGAGAATAAGTATGGCCACATAGATGAATCATGGGAAATAAAGTTGCTTATTGACAAAATTATAGAATTCCTCAAGAATGGAAGGTACATTTCTATGCGATACTGACTTTTGATTGTCACAAGTAAactcttttttccttttgattGAGTGAGAAATTATGCACCAACTGTCTTTTCAAATTTCATGTAGTTTTCTGTAGCCTACcgtaatactccctccattccaaattacaTGTATTTTTAACATTTCTAGATACATAAATTTTGTTATGTATCTAGTATACAATTTATCTACATACATAGTAAAAATTATGTGTGTAGAAACATCAAAACGATTTGTAATTTGAAAATGAAGGGAGTATGTGCTTATATTTCTTTATAAGAAGTAAGGTAAAATTGTCCGAAAATGTTTGAGTGGAGGAAGCTCGCCCCTGCGCCCCACGCTAGCAGCCGTGCTCCTCCTCGCATCCACCCGCATTGGCAGCTTGTCCCGCCTCACCTTGCCCCATGCCGGTGGCCGTGGCACACTCATCCTTCCCAGCACGTGGTGACGGTGCCGAGGATTAGCTCTGCCCATCCGGCCCAGCTTGGTACTGGAACTGATGGAACTTGTGTGGCATGGATCTGCATACTAGTGAGCCCCGATCAACCCATTAGTTGTGCGCCTCGAAACTAAGTACTCTCCTTCCGCTCCAAAATATAGGTCAATTTGGCTATTCTAGGTTCATATATTTTACTATGAATCTAAATACACATTATATCTAAGTATGTATCAAATACtatataaatctagaaaagctaaaacgATCTAtattttgaaatggagggaATATCTCCTAGTATAGTACGGGACCAACGGTGTCTTCCAGCAAAACGATCTCATTTTACATGCCCTATAGCAAATTTACATTGCATTTTTAGTATCTATCAGAATTTCTTTAAATTTGGGTAGTAGGACTGAAACCGTGGTCTTTGGCCAAAAACTATGAGTGTTGTGCCGTCTAGGCTAATGATCATTAGAAAACAGTAGTcatatttatttaatttaaGAAAACACGGAAAGTAAACGAAAATGCTCATTCTCTTATGAGAAGGGGCATACCTGGTTTGTGGTTTCGGCTAGCTATATATATTCAGTATATTTGCTTGATTACCAAATAAACATGTACTTTCTCCCATTCATTTTTGTAGTAAATATTAAATCTTCCACCCTTCTGAGCCTGAGGATGTATTCATGCATCTTGCAGTCCCCTTGCTATTTATTCCATCGCATGCTTTTCAATACTTGACGTGTAAGATTTcattttccaaaaattttcagtctTGGCTTTCACATAATTACAACTTGGTTTACTAACATGCATGTGCATGCTGTTACTTTAACAGGTGCTTGTGCGTGATTGATGATTTATGGAAAAAATTGCCGTGGGATACTATCAAACTTGCTTTGCAGGATAGTAATTGTGGAAGCAAGATAATCATAACCACTCGCAATAAGGCTGTTGCAGAACATGTTGGTGGTGCTATTTATGAACTAAAACCTCTTTCTAATGATGACTCCAGGGAGTTGTTGTACAAGCGAATATTTGAGTCTGCAGATGATTGCCCTTCTGATTTCAGCAGTGTCACCAAAAAGATCTTAAAGAAATGTTGTGGTGTACCATTAGCCATTATTACCACAGCAAGCTTACTAGCTACTAAACCAAGGTGCTCAGTGGAATGGGAGAAGGTGAATAATTCCATTGGTTCTGGACTTGAAAATAGCCCCCATGTGGACACGATGAACACGATATTAAGCCTCAGTTAcaatgatctgcctttccatttGAAGACTTGCTTGTTGTCTTTGAGCAAATATCCCGAGGACCAGGTGATTAGAAAGGATGTTTTGGTATGGAGCTGGATAGCAGAAGGTTTCATTGCACCTGCAGGGTCAAGCTTGCAGGAGATAGGGGAGGGTTACTTTAACGAGCTTATTAATAGAAGCTTGATACAGCCCATAGAAGCCTATACCTTTGACGAGCTTGGAGAGATGGATGTGACTGCTTGCCGAATACATGACATGGTGCTAGACCTCATTGTCAAGTTGTCAGCAGAAGAAGGCTTTGTCACCACTTCGTTGTCAGATGATGGTGAACAAGCAGGTGCATCTTCGTTGCATCGCAGGGAGATTATCCGGCGGCTATCCCTCGACAACAGCAGCAACGCCGATGCCTCAATAAATGAAAGAAATGTGCTGTCCAAAGTGAGGTCACTTGATGTCTTTGGCCGTGCACATTTGATAATACCGGCCCTATCAAGATTTCGTGTTCTACGTGTACTGCAGCTAGATGACTGTTCTAGTCTGGATAACGATCACCTAGAGGATCTCTGCAAGTTGGACCTACTGAGGTTTCTACGGCTACAGGGTTTGAGAATTAGCAAGCTCCCCGAGAGCATTGGCAAGCTGGGGTCTCTGGAGACATTGGACATCAGAGGTGCCGAGTCAGTAATACTATTGCCAATGTCTTTCGCTAAACTAGGAAAACTGGTCCGGCTACTTGCTGAAGAAGTAGAACTACCAGATGATATGACTCTAGAGAATATGAAATCTCTGCAAGAGCTAGTAGGCATATGCCCTACTTTGCACGCCATGACAAAGATTGCTAAACTGAGAGAGCTAAAGGTCCTCAAGCTTGTCATCGAGGATGAATCTGATACAGGCAATTTAGACAAATTGGGTCCCACGAGCCTCCCCAATTTATTACAAGTATTGGTGCTAAGAACTCCATTATTCTACTCCCTGGATTCCATGGCACAAGTTCCTTCTGGTCTCCGGATTTTCATGTGCAGTACCCACTTTACAGTATTCCCAAGGTGGATTGACCCATCGCTCTCCCATCTCACTGTCTTGTCCATTTGTCTATGGCGTGTGCGTGTACAGCCTGAGCACCTTGACAAGCTTGCTGAGCTGCCATCTCTTCGCTTTCTCAGGATACATGCACTGCTCCCACCGCGTGAGCAGGAAAAGCTCGTTATTCACAGCAGTCCATCTGCATTCCCATGTCTAACAGAACTTCGGATTTGGTGTCCCCTGATGTTCCTTAAGTTTCAACCTGGGGCTATGAGAAAGCTTGAAAGACTTTGCCTTGGCTTTGATGCCAGATCGACCATTGAGCATTTTCGGACCAGTAACTTCAATTATGGATTTGAAAACCTCCCTTCTCTCCGACATGTCATCATTGAGTTACGCGGGCGGGAAGCCCACGATGATATTAGGAAGACTATTAGTAATCATCCAAACCATCCATCGCTCAACCTTTCGTAAAAACAACTAAAGGTATGAGCTGACTGACATACTCCTCCGCATCGAGGTACAATGTAATTAACTTATCTGGCattcctctgttccaaattataattcgtcTAATTATTCTACCCCAAGTTTGACTATTTATCTTgttcaaaaaaattgtgcaaataTAGTGAAATTAAGTTATTTTTGAAGAGCTTTAATTAATAAAGCAAGCCATAGCAAAAGAAGTGATACTTTacacaaatttttgaaaaagacgagtggtcaaacttgggcTTAAACAAGTCAAATGAATtgtaatttggaatggagggggAGTACTACGCTCACGATTCAAACAGTTGTTTTGTCACTTTCCTTGTGTTAACAAATCATGTGGTCAAGGCCGTCAAGCCGACTGCAAATGTTTTCTTTGTTATCATTTTTTCACTTTTATCTGGGACTGGGTAAAAAGTTCTACATTACCGTTGAATTACTGCTTCTTGCAGTGCGTGTACAATGATATATGTGACTGTTTAACATAGGTGAAGAATGAAAATATTACATTTGTTAGTATATTCCATATGACTTCATTCTCATACTTGTTGTTTCTTTTGTAGGATGGAAGGGAAGCAGCTTCTGATTTTTCGCTCATCATACAGTCATACCTTGTTACGGGGTTTGGGGCTAAGTGTGTTACGTTTTTTATGAAACATATTGATGTGTTCGACGACCAACTCAACTTCATTACTATTCATGTGTTTTGAATAATTACTTCCACCATCATGTATGTTTTTTATTGTAGCTGAGGATGGATTATCAGTGTGACCTATTTTGGACATTTCATCCACATAATAATGATCTTAAGTTATTTGATTGGATTAATATTTTTGGAATAAGGAATTAATGCTTGTTGCATAACTACTGAATGCGATCCAATATATGCGGCTATGTTATATTAGGTGAGATCACCCGTAACTATTTTTACTTAACGAGTTTGGTTTGAATATCAAATGAGTTTAGGCATCCAGTAAAGTGAAACTTCAGGGTCATGGTCTTGGATAGATAAACCAGAGTAAATTTCGTTCTCGTGGATTATTTAATCTACCTCAAGACACATAGCCACATATATTGGATCACATTCAGTAGTTATGCATCAAGCATTAATTCCTTATATTATTCAAAAATATTAATCCAATCAAATTACTTAAGATGATAACTTGCAGTTGTATATTCATCTAAAGAACGTATAATTACATGTATTAGTGTTAAGATGAGGCATCGAGCTGCTTATTtattcagaaaatatttttttgcagtacaaaatatatatacataagACATTGACAGATTTGTAGTGTATTTTTGGGAATACCTAGGAATAtagctggctccgcccctggatTGCGGAGTTTAAATGCCATTCGGATGACGTAATGTTTCATCTTTGGCAATTCTTAAAATAGGAAGCCTCCCTTAAAGACCCTAAAAAATTAAAGTGCTAGGATGCTAGCTCAGAATTTGTATTAGTTTATTTCCCATTTGCTACAAGAAACTATATGCTTGTATAAGTAGTATTAATTGAATGAAAACTTAAATctaaaaaatgaatgatgaagtGAACTAAGCCCAGAGAAACATTAGGCCCACAAAGCCCGAGAATGGCCCGCCTCATCGAGCCCATAaactccacaccttctcctcccCACCCGAAAACCCTAGCGGCTCCCTCCTCTCCCAGGTGACAGCGCTCTCCTGTCACTGCTTCTTCCTCCCATGTCTCTTGCTAATCGCTTCTGACATTTTGCTTGCCTGCTCCAGATCTCCCTTCGCAGCCGCCGGGTCCCCTTCACACCCGCGGAAGATGGCGTAAGTTCCGAACGAAATCTTTGTAGCTGCCTGTTTCTTAAATCTTGGTTTAGCGAACGGTTAAAGTCATAGCTCCTGATTGCTTCGGTGCTAGATCGTTGTAAATGCTTTGCTCTGAACTGTTACCGGTCTTCTGCGATGTACCTGCTTCGAGTTTCGTTTCGTTGTAGTAGCTCGGTAGATTAGTTGCAGTCTATGCCAACTGTACTGATTGGAGGAAAAGAGGTTCTCTGTTCAAACCGTGAATGATTGAATTTGTGCACAATCATCGCATTGGTAGAACTGTGTAATCGCATTGATGTTACTTGCAAGACTATTCACAATTCATGATTGGATATTTGGTGATAAGTACTTAGCTTGCTGTAGTTTGTACTAAGAATAATTATAAATCACTTCACTATTCAATTCAAAGCTTCCAGTTGCTGGCACTAAAGAAATGAGCGGTTTTGACTACCGGCTGATTGCATGGTTGATTAGTTGGAGGTGAGTGTGTTATCTTGTTGTTTTGAGAAAATGAGATTAGTAACCCGCTACCGCTACAAAGAATTGTAGGAATGACTTAAACCTTATATTTAAGTTCTTGCTGCCTTTTGCCTTGTTCCCTGTTCCTTGTTGATTAGAACCTAAGCATCCTAAGTAACAGGTACTAGCTGTTTGGGTCGTGGCTTAGCAGGTCCTTTCGTGGATATCAACTCACCAAAATTTTCTGATTTGGCAGGGATCAGGAGGCTCCAGCTGCAGTTGAGGCATCTACCCCAGTTCTTGGGGATCCAATGGACTTGATGACTGCTCTGCAGCTTGTGATGAAGAAGTCAAGTGCTCATGATGGGCTTGTGAAGGGTCTTCGTGAGGCTGCCAAGGCCATTGAGAAGCATGCCGCTCAGCTTTGCGTGCTTGCTGATGACTGCGACCAACGTGATTATGTCAAGCTGGTGAAGGCACTGTGTGGCGGGCACAATGTTCACCTGGTCACTGTGCCTAGCGCTAAAACTCTTGGCGAGTGGGCTGGGGTAAGTTAGAAATTCCTTCCGTAGAACATTTGCTTCTTTTATTGTTGCTGCCTAGATGATATTACTGGATTGTTCATTCCAGCATTCATTTTATGGATTACAGCTCCCACCTACCGTTGACAGGGGAAAGTTTACTAATGTTTGTGAATGTCATGGTTttgcaatttatttttatttcattcaGTTGAGCTTCATTTTTCTCTAGCATGCCATTCTCCATCATGCTTTGTAATGGCTTTTCGACTACATTCTGTCGTGTGGAGTG
This portion of the Panicum virgatum strain AP13 chromosome 2N, P.virgatum_v5, whole genome shotgun sequence genome encodes:
- the LOC120659740 gene encoding 40S ribosomal protein S12-like isoform X1, which translates into the protein MARLIEPINSTPSPPHPKTLAAPSSPRSPFAAAGSPSHPRKMADQEAPAAVEASTPVLGDPMDLMTALQLVMKKSSAHDGLVKGLREAAKAIEKHAAQLCVLADDCDQRDYVKLVKALCGGHNVHLVTVPSAKTLGEWAGLCKIDSQGKARKVVGCSCVVVKQDYGEESEGLNIVQEYVKSH
- the LOC120659736 gene encoding disease resistance protein PIK6-NP-like, whose amino-acid sequence is MDIATGAMNTLLPKLGELVVGEYNLQKGVKGEIKELEKELTSMTAALRKVSEVPPDKLDVQVKIWASDVRELSYDIEDAVDTFMLQGIGHEPTMAFSIKGFIDRTINLFKKAVTNHQIHNVIKDIMHQVKMVNERRKRYKVDEVSNRPIVETIDPRLEGMYRKATELVGIGRPKNELVEWLMNEASSSLQQPKIISIVGFGGLGKTTLANALLQDLKAKFDCHFFVSVSFSPDIKKIFKNILAQLDENKYGHIDESWEIKLLIDKIIEFLKNGRCLCVIDDLWKKLPWDTIKLALQDSNCGSKIIITTRNKAVAEHVGGAIYELKPLSNDDSRELLYKRIFESADDCPSDFSSVTKKILKKCCGVPLAIITTASLLATKPRCSVEWEKVNNSIGSGLENSPHVDTMNTILSLSYNDLPFHLKTCLLSLSKYPEDQVIRKDVLVWSWIAEGFIAPAGSSLQEIGEGYFNELINRSLIQPIEAYTFDELGEMDVTACRIHDMVLDLIVKLSAEEGFVTTSLSDDGEQAGASSLHRREIIRRLSLDNSSNADASINERNVLSKVRSLDVFGRAHLIIPALSRFRVLRVLQLDDCSSLDNDHLEDLCKLDLLRFLRLQGLRISKLPESIGKLGSLETLDIRGAESVILLPMSFAKLGKLVRLLAEEVELPDDMTLENMKSLQELVGICPTLHAMTKIAKLRELKVLKLVIEDESDTGNLDKLGPTSLPNLLQVLVLRTPLFYSLDSMAQVPSGLRIFMCSTHFTVFPRWIDPSLSHLTVLSICLWRVRVQPEHLDKLAELPSLRFLRIHALLPPREQEKLVIHSSPSAFPCLTELRIWCPLMFLKFQPGAMRKLERLCLGFDARSTIEHFRTSNFNYGFENLPSLRHVIIELRGREAHDDIRKTISNHPNHPSLNLS
- the LOC120659740 gene encoding 40S ribosomal protein S12-like isoform X2, coding for MARLIEPINSTPSPPHPKTLAAPSSPRSPFAAAGSPSHPRKMADQEAPAAVEASTPVLGDPMDLMTALQLVMKKSSAHDGLVKGLREAAKAIEKHAAQLCVLADDCDQRDYVKLVKALCGGHNVHLVTVPSAKTLGEWAGLCKIDSQGKARKVVGCSCVVVKDYGEESEGLNIVQEYVKSH